The DNA region ccgcaggcagatgcttttccACCAGCGCCACCTGTGAACGTTGGGGCGCatgaatctttttgaattagagttgtcatgttttctgtgtatctgcccaggagtgggattgccggatcatatggcaactctatgtttagtttttgaggaacctccatactgtcctctatagtggctgcaccaatttacattcccatcagcagtgtcggagggctcccttctctccacaccccctccaagAGTTATTGTTTACAGACTTCCTGACGACGGCCGCTCTGACTGGTGTGTGGTTTGCCGTGAAGCTGTGACCTCATCGTGGTTTCCATCTGTGCTTCTCTGATAATCAGTGGTGTTGAGGACCTTTTCCTCTGCCTGTTGGCCGTCTGAATGTCTTCCTCACAGAAATGTCAGTTTAcggtttttgcccattttttggtttgagtttttttatattgaatcgtatgagctgtttgtagatAAGATTTCTTGAGACACCCAATCACAGGGTTTCTTTGGCTTCCTGACAACACCCAAATCCAGGGCAAGTTCTCTTCCTCTGACCCTGCTCAAAGTGAGCCAGTAAATCTAAAGCCAATTGTAGCACCTCTCTCACACCCTCTGAATCACTTTCCTGGGCCACCATGGCAAAGACCCACAGACTCAGgggcttcaacaacagaaatctattttctGACCCTCCTGAAGGCTGAGAGTCTGCGATCGAGGTGCCTGCCAGTTTAGTTTCTTTTGAGACTTCTCTCCTTGGCCCGTAAGTGCCCTCATCCTCACTGTGTCCCCAGATGGCTGGCCCTCTGTCATGTCTGTGTCCTGATCCCCTCTTCTAGTGAGGGCAGCACTCATATTGCATTAGGGTTCCCCTCTAATGACCTCACATTAACTTCATTACCTTGTCAAGGCCCCTTCTCCAAGTATAGTCACATCTGAGATGCTGAGGGTGACAACTTCAATGAGTGGATTTGGTGGGGACCCTGGGCAGCccctggacttccttggtggttcaggggCAAAGAATCTACCACCTGTTTGATCATtggatcgggaagacccccctggaagaggaaagggcaacccagcccagtgatcttgcctgggaaatcccatggacagaggagcctgggggctgcagcccatggggctgcagagagccgGACACGATTGGTGACCGAGCGCACACAGTGCAGTTGGTAGCGCCCTGTCCCTTGGGCTGTGTCCCCTCCCAACCCGTGGTTCTCCCCCACTGTGCCGAGCAACAAACCCAGCTTGTTCTACTGCAAGCAAGCATGTTCCTGGCCGTCTTTGGCTGGAGAGCATCATTAGCAGCAGAAACCTGGTGCTGAGGAAGGGCAGCAGGAATTCTTGGTGGgcttgagggaaggaggaagggggatTCCCGTGAGACAGAGAGACAGCAGCTGAACACCTGATACAACATGGGAAGGAGCATCTGTCTCAGACCTGGACAAAGAGGGCGAGGTGAGCGGGCAAGCCAGCCGTGGACCGGCCCCCTTACCCCCATCTTAGCTCGAGCCCCCCCTTGGAAAACAGGTAGTGACCGAGCTGGATGCCAGGGGGACATTCTGATATTAAGTTAGGCTGGACGGTTGACCCCCTGAAGTCGGGACAGGTGGAAAACCCCCAGATGGCAAGAAAAATGTAGAATATCTGCTCCTCATATAGCGAcgggggagggaaaggggactCGGGCAGATGGAGTGTGAAGGCAGACCAAGAAGGGATGGAGCTGCTTCCTGCAAGCACCAGTgagcctagatttttttttttcactctatcattaaaaaaaaaaaaaatgggattgctttatttaagtcaattttttattttagaacagCTTTACACTTCCAGAAAAGTTTGCAAGGGTGGTACAGAGAATTCCTATCCACCTTGGCCCCCGTTGCCCCCGCCCCTAAGATCTGACGTGGCTGTGGTACCCCGTCACAGCGCATGAACCTTGGTTCAGGCACGGCTGTTAGCCAAGGCCCGCGTTTTATCTGGAGCGCCGCGGTTTCCACCTCATGTCTTTCTTCTGTTCCAGGCCCCCGCCCAGGAGACCACGTGAATGTAAGTCACCGAGTCTCCCGAGGCTCCCCTGAGCTCTGGTggtttctccccttttccttgtTTTTGGACAAACTTGACAGTGTTGAAGAAGACCCGCTGAGTGTTTTGTAAGATGTTCCCCCCCTTGGGGTATTTTAAACATAAGTTTACTGATCGCTTCTGGCCGTGGGCGGGTCTTTGTCCCTGCGTGGGCTTTTCCCCGGGGGGAAGGGCTACTCCTTGCTTGCAGTgctgggcttctcatcgcggcggcctctcttgttgcagagcccggctctagggcacgtggctTCAACTGCAGctcacgggctccagagcacaggttcagtgcTGTGGTACTCAGGCTGAGCTGCTCCTCAGCAcgcgggatcttcctgggtcaggggtcCATGAACAGTTTCagacggtctcctgcattggcaggcagaccctttagcaccgggccgccagggaagtccctcccttggGGTGTGACTGATGCTTTGCTCATGACTAGCCTGGGGTCCGGGTCTGGTGGAGGAAAACCACGGAAGTAAAATGCCAGTCTCCTCGCCTCCCCATCCAGGCTGCAGCCTGTCAATAGGACTGTTGATGCTGACCTTGAATTCCTGGCGGAGGCAGGGCTTGTCAGGTTTCTTGGCTACAAACTTACTCTTTTCTCTCACTTTCATACTGTTCCTTTTAGAAGGATGTCATCGTGCTGAACCCACACTTGAGAAGTAGGGAGTTGTGCCCCACCCTTGAGGGTAGAGTATCCACATCAGTTATCTAGAATTCTTCTGCACGCAGAATTTGCTCCTTCTCTCTCATCTATATGTTACTTTATTTGATCAATTATTTATATCATTCTGGAATCACAgccatttatttcttatttgggTTATGATCCAATACTACTTTATTGTGTTGCTCTAATTACAGCCCTGGGCTTCTCAGGCGGCACGCATTAAAGAAtacatttgccaatgcaggagataaggattcactccctgggttggggagatcccctggaggaaggcatggcaacccactgcagtattctggcctggagaatcctgtgggcagaggagcctggtgggctaaaatccatggggtcgcaaagagtcaaacaggactgagcaactatgcaTAATTATGGCCTTGCCCTTTTCTTTTTGcaacattttattaagaaaagtttcaaatagacaaaaaagttgaaagaatgttacagtggaaaaaaaaatccacaaataatcTAATtataaaatgagcaaaggacctgAACAGACAAGTTTCCAAAGAACCCTATACAgtattatatatcaataatatttcaataaagaTGAAACATTAAAGAATGTTAAACTGAATAGATAGATACCCACGACCTAGATGCTACCATGAGTATTTTGCTTTATTACCTGTCTATCCCCCTGTCAATCCaccttatttattcttttatccatttctgatccatttcaggcttccctggtggctcagagggtaaagaatctgcctgcaatgcaggagacctgggttcgatccctggatcgggaagatcctctgaagaaggaaatggaaacccacttcagtattcttgcctggagaatcccacagacagaggagcctggcagccatggagtcgcagagagtcagacacgactgagtgactaacatgcacACTGATCCATTTCAAAGGAAACTGTAGACACCCCTAAACTTGCCCCCATACTGAAGAGTGCATATCATtaaatggttcttttttttttcccgttgGGGTAAAATTTGCAGTGAAATGCAAGATTTGCCCAAATCTCAAGTGCATTGCAAAAGAGAAGCAACCCCTGTGCAACTCAAAACCTTACCAAGGTATGGAGCGATGGCGTCATCCTCAGAACCCATCCGCCCTCCCATCAGGCAGCCCTGTCCCTGCCGTTCTGATGGCTGTTGCCCCCAAAGGCTAAGTCTGCCTGTTCTTGAGCATCATCTAAATGGACTCGTAACCATATGTACTCACAATCAGTCCATGAAACAGAAGCTTCTCCCAGAGTGTAAGTCACAGGGAGCACAGGCTACACTCTTTAGCCAGGACCTGCCCTTGTCTTTCATCGAGAGAGACTGATCAGgaggccttcctggaggaggtggcggTGCTGCCTCCCCAGgcttcctgcctgcctcttgGGACTGCTCCTTCTCAGCCTCTTTGCGGGCCCATTTCCCTCCGCTTGCCCCTTCCACAGCGATGCTGCTCAGTGTCTGGCTAGACCAGCGCTTACAAAAACCAGCCAGCTCCAACCCACGGACAGGTTTTATTTGGCCCACACagtatttttttgtatttgaattagctttaacatttaaaagctgagggattttgcttttaaaaatatccgCATTTCTGTCGTCTCTTGAAAATTTGGAACATCTGGCGATGCGGTGTCCCACTCACCACACAGCAAGAATTGGCTGGGACAAAGTAGCAACGACCTATGCTCTGAGCCCTCCCCccatggcgggggtggggggcagtcctCATGCACCCAAGCCCTGAATTAGACGCCTGTAGAGTCTGAGATGGTACTGGGATGCTTTTTCAGCCTAGGAATGCTTGGGGACCACCCTGGAATAACCATAGTCTTCCGCAGGAGAAGCAGACCTGGAGAGCAATGGCAGAAGGTCAAGGAGAACAAGTCTCTATCAGAGGGCATCTCAGATTGTCCATTCATCAACATGATCACCATCctcaccttcatcaccaccatcttcatcatcaccTTCCTCATTGTCCTCACCATCACCTTCATCCTAGCATTCATCATCATGACCAttatcaccttcaccatcaccatcttcatcatcatcaccttcatcatTGTCCTCACCATTACCTTCATCCTCATCTTCATCATCATGACCAttatcaccttcaccatcaccatcttcatcatcaccaccttcaccatcaccttcaccatcaccaccttcaccatcaccttcaccatcaccatcttcaccatcaccatcttcaccatcaccaccttcaccatcaccttcaccatcaccatcttcatcatcaccaccttcaccatcaccttcaccatcaccaccttcacatcaccatcttcaccatcaccaccttcaccatcaccttcaccatcaccatcttcatcatcaccaccttcaccatcaccttcaccatcaccatcttcatcatcaccaccttcaccatcaccttcatcatcaccaccttcaccatcaccttcaccatcaccatcttcaccatcaccatcttcaccatcaccatcttcaccatcaccttcaccatcaccatcttcatcatcaccaccttcaccatcaccttcaccatcaccaccttcacatcaccatcttcatcatcaccaccttcaccatcaccttcaccatcaccatcttcaccatcaccaccttcaccatcaccttcaccatcaccaccttcaccatcaccttcaccatcaccatcttcaccatcaccaccttcaccatcaccttcaccatcaccatcttcatcatcaccaccttcaccatcaccttcatgatcaccaccttcaccatcaccttcaccatcaccatcttcaccatcaccaccttcaccatcaccttcaccatcaccaccttcaccatcaccttcacatcaccatcttcaccatcaccaccttcaccatcaccttcaccatcaccatcttcaccatcaccaccttcaccatcaccttcaccatcaccatcttcatcatcaccaccttcaccatcaccttcaccatcaccatcttcatcatcaccaccttcaccatcaccttcatcatcaccaccttcaccatcaccttcaccatcaccaccttcaccatcaccaccttcaccatcaccttcaccatcaccaccttcaccatcaccttcaccatcaccatcttcaccatcaccaccttcaccatcaccttcaccatcaccaccttcaccatcaccatcttcaccatcaccttcaccatcaccaccttcacatcaccatcttcaccatcaccaccttcaccatcaccttcaccatcaccaccttcaccatcaccatcttcaccatcaccttcaccatcaccaccttcacatcaccatcttcaccatcaccaccttcaccatcaccttcaccatcaccaccttcaccatcaccatcttcaccatcaccttcaccatcaccaccttcacatcaccatcttcaccatcaccaccttcaccatcaccttcaccatcaccatcttcaccatcaccaccttcaccatcaccatcttcatcatcaccaccttcaccatcaccttcaccatcaccaccttcaccatcaccttcaccatcaccaccttcacatcaccatcttcatcatcaccaccttcaccatcaccttcaccatcaccatcttcaccatcaccaccttcaccatcaccatcttcatcatcaccatcttcaccatcaccttcaccatcaccaccttcaccatcaccttcaccatcaccatcttcaccatcaccaccttcaccatcaccttcaccatcaccatcttcatcatcaccaccttcaccatcaccttcaccatcaccaccttcacatcaccatcttcaccatcaccaccttcaccatcaccatcttcatcatcaccaccttcaccatcaccaccttcacatcaccatcttcatcatcaccaccttcaccatcaccttcaccatcaccatcttcaccatcaccaccttcaccatcaccaccttcaccatcaccatcttcatcatcaccaccttcaccatcaccttcaccatcaccaccttcaccatcaccttcaccatcaccaccttcacatcaccatcttcaccatcaccaccttcaccatcaccttcaccatcaccaccttcaccatcaccatcttcaccatcaccttcaccatcaccaccttcacatcaccatcttcaccatcaccaccttcaccatcaccttcaccatcaccaccttcaccatcaccatcttcaccatcaccttcaccatcaccaccttcacatcaccatcttcaccatcaccaccttcaccatcaccttcaccatcaccatcttcacatcaccaccttcaccatcaccatcttcatcatcaccaccttcaccatcaccttcaccatcaccaccttcaccatcaccttcaccatcaccaccttcacatcaccatcttcatcatcaccaccttcaccatcaccttcaccatcaccatcttcaccatcaccaccttcaccatcaccatcttcatcatcaccatcttcaccatcaccttcaccatcaccaccttcaccatcaccttcaccatcaccatcttcaccatcaccaccttcaccatcaccttcaccatcaccatcttcatcatcaccaccttcaccatcaccaccttcacatcaccatcttcatcatcaccaccttcaccatcaccttcaccatcaccaccttcacatcaccatcttcatcatcaccaccttcaccatcaccttcaccatcaccatcttcaccatcaccatcttcaccatcaccatcttcaccatcaccaccttcaccatcaccatcttcaccatcaccttcaccatcaccaccttcacatcaccatcttcaccatcaccaccttcaccatcaccttcaccatcaccaccttcaccatcaccatcttcaccatcaccttcaccatcaccaccttcacatcaccatcttcaccatcaccaccttcaccatcaccttcaccatcaccatcttcaccatcaccaccttcaccatcaccatcttcatcatcaccaccttcaccatcaccttcaccatcaccaccttcaccatcaccttcaccatcaccaccttcacatcaccatcttcatcatcaccaccttcaccatcaccttcaccatcaccatcttcaccatcaccaccttcaccatcaccatcttcatcatcaccatcttcaccatcactttcaccatcaccaccttcaccatcaccttcaccatcaccatcttcaccatcaccaccttcaccatcaccttcaccatcaccatcttcatcatcaccaccttcaccatcaccttcaccatcaccaccttcacatcaccatcttcaccatcaccaccttcaccatcaccatcttcatcatcaccaccttcaccatcaccaccttcaccatcaccaccttcaccatcaccatcttcatcatcaccaccttcaccatcaccaccttcacatcaccatcttcatcatcatcaccaccttcaccatcaccttcaccatcaccaccttcacatcaccatcttcatcatcaccaccttcaccatcaccttcaccatcaccatcttcaccatcaccatcttcaccatcaccatcttcaccatcaccatcttcatcatcaccaccttcaccatcaccttcaccatcaccatcttcaccatcaccatcttcatcatcaccaccttcaccatcaccatcttcaccatcaccaccttcaccatcaccaccttcaccatcaccatcttcaccatcaccatcttcaccatcaccatcttcatcatcaccaccttcaccatcaccttcaccatcaccatcttcaccatcaccatcttcaccatcaccttcaccatcaccatcttcaccatcaccaccttcaccatcaccttcaccatcaccatcttcatcatcaccaccttcaccatcaccttcaccatcaccatcttcatcatcaccaccttcaccatcaccttcaccatcaccatcttcaccatcaccatcttcaccatcaccttcaccatcaccatcttcaccatcaccaccttcaccatcaccttcaccatcaccatcttcaccatcaccatcttcatcatcaccaccttcaccatcaccttcaccatcaccatcttcatcatcaccaccttcaccatcaccttcaccatcaccatcttcaccatcaccatcttcatcatcaccaccttcaccatcaccaccttcatcCTCACCCTCACCATCACCTTCATCCTCAGCTTCATCACCACCAccttcatcatcatcaccaccttcaccatcaccaccttcatcCTCACCCTCACCATCACCAGCAGTCACTATTATTACCATCCTCCTCACCCTCACCATCCTCATTGCAGCATCGCCATGGGCAGCCCCATAATTATCACCATTGTCATTACCATCCTGACCCCcccaaccaccaccatcaccaccaccgttATTTTCCTCCCTGGTCATGAGATGGGTAACGCCCCCCCCCCAGGCCTTTCTCACCAATCTGAAGCAAAATATTGGGGCCATATGGGTGGAGCACCACCTCCCCTTTCtccaacccccccaccccggcccatCCCATCTCCCCACTTCAAGAGAGGCTGTGTATGGGGACCCAGGTAGCAAAACCTAGCTAGCCCAGCTAAGGTGTGGGGGAACCCCTAGGACAGTTTCCTGGGAACTTAACTTCAGCAGTGACTGGCTGGGTGGTGGTGTTGAGGTGGCCGGGTCATCTCTGCTTCCGCCTGTATCAGTGTGACATCGGTGGTTTCCTGTTAAGACTCAGCAGACATAGTGGCTGGAAAAATACTCCATAAACTGTAAAATGAATGACAAAGGGCAGGGCGACCTTCACACACATGGAAGTAACGGTTAATCAGTTTAGAGACGTTCTTTAACACATGGGAGGCATCCTTATAAAGATGGGAGGGGTCCCCAAATGGGTGAGCAGCGTTGTTGTTTGAGTGGGAAGAATCCTTCTACACTTACACAGACATGTGGGTGCACACTCCAGAGTGGTCTGTACACAGTCACGTGGGTGCGCACTCTGGAGTGGTCTGTACACAGACCTGTCGGTTCGCACTCTGGAGTGGTCTGTACACATAGGGAGGTTTGTGTAGAGAAGCTGTGTCCTTATACAGACTTGAGTGGGGAAAGGCTTTTAAGCCAAATGGGTTGCAGGTGAGAATACGCTCATGGCAGTGAGGAATTTTACTGATGCAATTGACCATTCTTGGTAACTGATTTGTAAAATGCTGTGCAAATACTGGCGACCC from Cervus elaphus chromosome 4, mCerEla1.1, whole genome shotgun sequence includes:
- the LOC122692879 gene encoding vegetative cell wall protein gp1-like, producing the protein MCGPTVFTGSGALCLQQKARERESREGASTERSCRSRLELKRKDASAPQTREETVPYRTAHQGEKRRRLLGKGEREGGEAPGRARTAPRDADSLRIPPQSGSLRSRSAQAFPVTGACFLARRSRPGEQWQKVKENKSLSEGISDCPFINMITILTFITTIFIITFLIVLTITFILAFIIMTIITFTITIFIIITFIISPPSPSPSPSPSSPSPPSPSPSPSPSSSSPPSPSPSPSPSSSSPPSPSPSSSPPSPSPSPSPPSPSPPSPSPSPSPPSPSPSPSPSSPSPPSPSPSPSPPSPSPSSPSPSPSPPSPSPSPSPSPSSPSPPSPSPPSPSPSSSSPPSPSPSPSPPSPSPSPSPPSPSPPSPSPSPSPSSPSPPSPSPSPSPSSSSPPSPSPPSPSPPSPSPSPSPSSPSPPSPSPSSSSPPSPSPSPSPPSPSPSPSPPSPSPSPSSPSPPSPSPPSPSPSSPSPSSPSPSSSSPPSPSPSPSPSSPSPSSPSPSPSPSSPSPPSPSPSPSPSSSSPPSPSPSPSPSSSSPPSPSPSPSPSSPSPSSPSPS